The following are from one region of the Gossypium hirsutum isolate 1008001.06 chromosome D03, Gossypium_hirsutum_v2.1, whole genome shotgun sequence genome:
- the LOC107949634 gene encoding ADP-ribosylation factor GTPase-activating protein AGD1 isoform X3: protein MGQMQCLEENAELMRGRCLKFYKGCRKYTEGLVEGYAGDLAFVNALETFGGEQNDPICVAFGGPVMTNFTVALREIASYKEVLRSQIEHMLNDRLLQFVNIDLQDIKDARKPFDKASLTYDQAREKFLSLRKSTRTDVAAAIEEELHTAKTSFELARFNLVSTLSKFEAKKRFEFLEAVSGMMDAHLRFFKQGYELLHKMEPFINQVLAYAQQSRECSNYEQESLCERMQEHIRQIDRESKQLSNAGLPVADGMQPFTRGSQKVIEAVMESAAKGKVQTIRQGYLSKRSSNLRGDWKRRFFVLDSRGMLYYYRKPFAWSSAAGSPSTIQRSSSENGPGLLSRWLSSHNHSAVPDEKSVTRHTVNLLTSTIKFDADQTDLMFCFRIISPTKIYTLQAENALDQRDWIEKITGVITSLLSSQTPEKCLSAFRAGSGDYFTSDNSSLVGYPDGYPMSIGQYKCKNLSPGSLLDIPRSSQHQEYCGKSEKPIDILRKVAGNHKCADCGAPEPDWASLNLGLLICIECSGVHRNLGVHISKVRSLTLDVKVWEPSVLDLFQSLGNIYVNSIWEELLHSGPTRTVIPAGSSNSEGHKQLVKMKPTHDDPISVKELFIHAKYAEKAFVPKITDKQRLHSVAEEVWESVRSNDPRAVYRYIVCYGADVNTIYGHASYFDSLDPSSRSLNSLNKSEDQIEKEHSDSCSLLHLACLTTDICMVELLLQYGANINASDSRGRMPLHICVIGRNVAIAKLLLTRGADPHAVDGEGHTPLQLALASGVEEHEVLPFLTE, encoded by the exons ATGGGACAG ATGCAATGCTTGGAAGAGAATGCCGAGTTGATGCGAGGAAGatgtttaaagttttataaaggATGTCGAAAATACAC AGAGGGGCTTGTAGAGGGGTATGCTGGTGACCTTGCTTTCGTAAATGCCCTTGAAACTTTTGGAGGGGAGCAAAATGATCCTATATGTGTTGCTTTTGGAG GTCCAGTCATGACAAATTTCACTGTTGCATTAAGAGAAATTGCCTCATACAAGGAAGTTCTTCGCTCACAG ATAGAGCACATGCTAAATGATAGGTTGCTGCAGTTTGTCAATATCGATCTGCAAGATATCAAG GATGCCCGAAAACCTTTCGACAAGGCTTCACTTACATATGATCAG GCACGAGAGAAGTTTCTGTCATTAAGGAAAAGCACTAGGACTGATGTAGCTGCAGCCATAGAGGAG GAATTGCATACTGCTAAAACCTCATTTGAGCTAGCCCGCTTCAATCTG GTTAGTACTCTCTCCAAGTTTGAAGCCaaaaagagatttgaatttttggaggCTGTTAGTGGGATGATGGATGCTCACCTACGGTTCTTCAAACAG GGATATGAACTCTTACATAAGATGGAACCTTTCATTAATCAG GTCTTAGCTTACGCACAACAGTCTAGGGAATGTTCGAACTATGAGCAAGAATCTCTATGTGAAAGGATGCAAGAACATATTAGGCAGATAGATCGAGAAAGTAAACAGTTAAGCAATGCTGGTCTTCCTGTAGCCGATGGAATGCAACCTTTTACAAGGGGATCCCAAAAAGTTATTGAGGCAGTTATGGAATCTGCTGCGAAGGGAAAG GTTCAAACCATACGACAAGGTTATCTTTCAAAACGTTCTTCAAACCTAAGAGGTGATTGGAAGAGAAGGTTTTTTGTTCTCGATAGTAGAGGGATGCTGTACTACTATCGTAAACCATTTGCCTGGTCTTCT GCAGCTGGAAGTCCGTCTACTATTCAAAGGAGTAGTTCTGAAAATGGTCCTGGGCTGCTGAGCCGATGGCTTTCTTCTCATAACCATAGTGCTGTACCTGATGAAAAATCTGTTACCCGCCATACAGTAAACTTGTTGACATCAACAATCAAGTTTGACGCAGATCAAACAGATTTAATGTTTTGTTTCAGAATTATCTCACcaacaaaaatatatacattGCAG GCAGAAAATGCACTAGACCAAAGGGATTGGATTGAAAAAATAACTGGAGTGATTACTTCCTTACTGAGTTCCCAAACACCTGAGAAG TGTCTTTCTGCTTTCCGCGCGGGAAGTGGTGATTACTTTACTAGTGATAACAGTTCACTAGTAGGGTACCCTGATGGTTATCCGATGTCAATTGGACAGTATAAATGTAAGAATCTCTCACCGGGAAGTCTTTTAGACATACCTAGAAGTTCGCAGCATCAAGAATATTGCGGAAAGAGTGAAAAGCCAATTGATATCTTAAGAAAAGTAGCCGGGAATCATAAATGTGCTGATTGTGGTGCACCTGAGCCAGACTGGGCATCTTTAAACCTTGGTCTACTTATATGCATTGAATGTTCCGGAGTTCACCGCAATCTTGGTGTACATATATCAAAG GTAAGATCACTGACACTTGATGTTAAAGTGTGGGAACCGTCTGTGTTGGATTTGTTTCAATCACTGGGAAATATCTATGTGAACTCAATCTGGGAGGAGTTGTTGCACTCGGGACCTACAAGAACTGTTATACCTGCGGG TTCTTCCAACTCTGAAGGACATAAGCAACTTGTGAAAATGAAACCTACTCACGATGACCCCATTTCAGTGAAGGAGTTGTTCATTCATGCAAAG TATGCAGAGAAAGCTTTTGTTCCTAAGATAACAGACAAACAGCGTCTCCACTCTGTAGCAGAAGAGGTGTGGGAAAGTGTTCGTTCTAATGACCCAAGGGCTGTATACCGCTACATTGTTTGCTATGGGGCTGATGTGAATACTATTTATGGTCATGCATCGTATT TTGACTCTCTGGACCCCTCATCAAGATCTTTGAACTCGTTAAATAAAAGCGAAGATCAGATCGAGAAGGAGCATTCCGACAGTTGTTCACTACTGCATCTTGCCTGCTTAACCACCGATATCTGCATGGTGGAGCTGCTGCTTCAGTATGGAGCAAATATAAATGCGTCCGATTCAAGAGGTCGGATGCCACTCCATATTTGTGTCATTGGCAGGAATGTTGCAATAGCAAAATTGCTTCTTACAAG GGGAGCAGATCCACATGCTGTAGACGGAGAAGGTCACACTCCTCTTCAGCTTGCATTAGCATCAGGTGTCGAAGAACATGAGGTTTTGCCATTCTTAACAGAATGA
- the LOC107949634 gene encoding ADP-ribosylation factor GTPase-activating protein AGD1 isoform X2 has protein sequence MQFTKLEDTPMLRQEMQCLEENAELMRGRCLKFYKGCRKYTEGLVEGYAGDLAFVNALETFGGEQNDPICVAFGGPVMTNFTVALREIASYKEVLRSQIEHMLNDRLLQFVNIDLQDIKDARKPFDKASLTYDQAREKFLSLRKSTRTDVAAAIEEELHTAKTSFELARFNLVSTLSKFEAKKRFEFLEAVSGMMDAHLRFFKQGYELLHKMEPFINQVLAYAQQSRECSNYEQESLCERMQEHIRQIDRESKQLSNAGLPVADGMQPFTRGSQKVIEAVMESAAKGKVQTIRQGYLSKRSSNLRGDWKRRFFVLDSRGMLYYYRKPFAWSSAAGSPSTIQRSSSENGPGLLSRWLSSHNHSAVPDEKSVTRHTVNLLTSTIKFDADQTDLMFCFRIISPTKIYTLQAENALDQRDWIEKITGVITSLLSSQTPEKCLSAFRAGSGDYFTSDNSSLVGYPDGYPMSIGQYKCKNLSPGSLLDIPRSSQHQEYCGKSEKPIDILRKVAGNHKCADCGAPEPDWASLNLGLLICIECSGVHRNLGVHISKVRSLTLDVKVWEPSVLDLFQSLGNIYVNSIWEELLHSGPTRTVIPAGSSNSEGHKQLVKMKPTHDDPISVKELFIHAKYAEKAFVPKITDKQRLHSVAEEVWESVRSNDPRAVYRYIVCYGADVNTIYVDSLDPSSRSLNSLNKSEDQIEKEHSDSCSLLHLACLTTDICMVELLLQYGANINASDSRGRMPLHICVIGRNVAIAKLLLTRGADPHAVDGEGHTPLQLALASGVEEHEVLPFLTE, from the exons ATGCAGTTCACCAAACTCGAAGATACACCGATGCTTCGGCAAGAG ATGCAATGCTTGGAAGAGAATGCCGAGTTGATGCGAGGAAGatgtttaaagttttataaaggATGTCGAAAATACAC AGAGGGGCTTGTAGAGGGGTATGCTGGTGACCTTGCTTTCGTAAATGCCCTTGAAACTTTTGGAGGGGAGCAAAATGATCCTATATGTGTTGCTTTTGGAG GTCCAGTCATGACAAATTTCACTGTTGCATTAAGAGAAATTGCCTCATACAAGGAAGTTCTTCGCTCACAG ATAGAGCACATGCTAAATGATAGGTTGCTGCAGTTTGTCAATATCGATCTGCAAGATATCAAG GATGCCCGAAAACCTTTCGACAAGGCTTCACTTACATATGATCAG GCACGAGAGAAGTTTCTGTCATTAAGGAAAAGCACTAGGACTGATGTAGCTGCAGCCATAGAGGAG GAATTGCATACTGCTAAAACCTCATTTGAGCTAGCCCGCTTCAATCTG GTTAGTACTCTCTCCAAGTTTGAAGCCaaaaagagatttgaatttttggaggCTGTTAGTGGGATGATGGATGCTCACCTACGGTTCTTCAAACAG GGATATGAACTCTTACATAAGATGGAACCTTTCATTAATCAG GTCTTAGCTTACGCACAACAGTCTAGGGAATGTTCGAACTATGAGCAAGAATCTCTATGTGAAAGGATGCAAGAACATATTAGGCAGATAGATCGAGAAAGTAAACAGTTAAGCAATGCTGGTCTTCCTGTAGCCGATGGAATGCAACCTTTTACAAGGGGATCCCAAAAAGTTATTGAGGCAGTTATGGAATCTGCTGCGAAGGGAAAG GTTCAAACCATACGACAAGGTTATCTTTCAAAACGTTCTTCAAACCTAAGAGGTGATTGGAAGAGAAGGTTTTTTGTTCTCGATAGTAGAGGGATGCTGTACTACTATCGTAAACCATTTGCCTGGTCTTCT GCAGCTGGAAGTCCGTCTACTATTCAAAGGAGTAGTTCTGAAAATGGTCCTGGGCTGCTGAGCCGATGGCTTTCTTCTCATAACCATAGTGCTGTACCTGATGAAAAATCTGTTACCCGCCATACAGTAAACTTGTTGACATCAACAATCAAGTTTGACGCAGATCAAACAGATTTAATGTTTTGTTTCAGAATTATCTCACcaacaaaaatatatacattGCAG GCAGAAAATGCACTAGACCAAAGGGATTGGATTGAAAAAATAACTGGAGTGATTACTTCCTTACTGAGTTCCCAAACACCTGAGAAG TGTCTTTCTGCTTTCCGCGCGGGAAGTGGTGATTACTTTACTAGTGATAACAGTTCACTAGTAGGGTACCCTGATGGTTATCCGATGTCAATTGGACAGTATAAATGTAAGAATCTCTCACCGGGAAGTCTTTTAGACATACCTAGAAGTTCGCAGCATCAAGAATATTGCGGAAAGAGTGAAAAGCCAATTGATATCTTAAGAAAAGTAGCCGGGAATCATAAATGTGCTGATTGTGGTGCACCTGAGCCAGACTGGGCATCTTTAAACCTTGGTCTACTTATATGCATTGAATGTTCCGGAGTTCACCGCAATCTTGGTGTACATATATCAAAG GTAAGATCACTGACACTTGATGTTAAAGTGTGGGAACCGTCTGTGTTGGATTTGTTTCAATCACTGGGAAATATCTATGTGAACTCAATCTGGGAGGAGTTGTTGCACTCGGGACCTACAAGAACTGTTATACCTGCGGG TTCTTCCAACTCTGAAGGACATAAGCAACTTGTGAAAATGAAACCTACTCACGATGACCCCATTTCAGTGAAGGAGTTGTTCATTCATGCAAAG TATGCAGAGAAAGCTTTTGTTCCTAAGATAACAGACAAACAGCGTCTCCACTCTGTAGCAGAAGAGGTGTGGGAAAGTGTTCGTTCTAATGACCCAAGGGCTGTATACCGCTACATTGTTTGCTATGGGGCTGATGTGAATACTATTTATG TTGACTCTCTGGACCCCTCATCAAGATCTTTGAACTCGTTAAATAAAAGCGAAGATCAGATCGAGAAGGAGCATTCCGACAGTTGTTCACTACTGCATCTTGCCTGCTTAACCACCGATATCTGCATGGTGGAGCTGCTGCTTCAGTATGGAGCAAATATAAATGCGTCCGATTCAAGAGGTCGGATGCCACTCCATATTTGTGTCATTGGCAGGAATGTTGCAATAGCAAAATTGCTTCTTACAAG GGGAGCAGATCCACATGCTGTAGACGGAGAAGGTCACACTCCTCTTCAGCTTGCATTAGCATCAGGTGTCGAAGAACATGAGGTTTTGCCATTCTTAACAGAATGA
- the LOC107949634 gene encoding ADP-ribosylation factor GTPase-activating protein AGD1 isoform X1 has protein sequence MQFTKLEDTPMLRQEMQCLEENAELMRGRCLKFYKGCRKYTEGLVEGYAGDLAFVNALETFGGEQNDPICVAFGGPVMTNFTVALREIASYKEVLRSQIEHMLNDRLLQFVNIDLQDIKDARKPFDKASLTYDQAREKFLSLRKSTRTDVAAAIEEELHTAKTSFELARFNLVSTLSKFEAKKRFEFLEAVSGMMDAHLRFFKQGYELLHKMEPFINQVLAYAQQSRECSNYEQESLCERMQEHIRQIDRESKQLSNAGLPVADGMQPFTRGSQKVIEAVMESAAKGKVQTIRQGYLSKRSSNLRGDWKRRFFVLDSRGMLYYYRKPFAWSSAAGSPSTIQRSSSENGPGLLSRWLSSHNHSAVPDEKSVTRHTVNLLTSTIKFDADQTDLMFCFRIISPTKIYTLQAENALDQRDWIEKITGVITSLLSSQTPEKCLSAFRAGSGDYFTSDNSSLVGYPDGYPMSIGQYKCKNLSPGSLLDIPRSSQHQEYCGKSEKPIDILRKVAGNHKCADCGAPEPDWASLNLGLLICIECSGVHRNLGVHISKVRSLTLDVKVWEPSVLDLFQSLGNIYVNSIWEELLHSGPTRTVIPAGSSNSEGHKQLVKMKPTHDDPISVKELFIHAKYAEKAFVPKITDKQRLHSVAEEVWESVRSNDPRAVYRYIVCYGADVNTIYGHASYFDSLDPSSRSLNSLNKSEDQIEKEHSDSCSLLHLACLTTDICMVELLLQYGANINASDSRGRMPLHICVIGRNVAIAKLLLTRGADPHAVDGEGHTPLQLALASGVEEHEVLPFLTE, from the exons ATGCAGTTCACCAAACTCGAAGATACACCGATGCTTCGGCAAGAG ATGCAATGCTTGGAAGAGAATGCCGAGTTGATGCGAGGAAGatgtttaaagttttataaaggATGTCGAAAATACAC AGAGGGGCTTGTAGAGGGGTATGCTGGTGACCTTGCTTTCGTAAATGCCCTTGAAACTTTTGGAGGGGAGCAAAATGATCCTATATGTGTTGCTTTTGGAG GTCCAGTCATGACAAATTTCACTGTTGCATTAAGAGAAATTGCCTCATACAAGGAAGTTCTTCGCTCACAG ATAGAGCACATGCTAAATGATAGGTTGCTGCAGTTTGTCAATATCGATCTGCAAGATATCAAG GATGCCCGAAAACCTTTCGACAAGGCTTCACTTACATATGATCAG GCACGAGAGAAGTTTCTGTCATTAAGGAAAAGCACTAGGACTGATGTAGCTGCAGCCATAGAGGAG GAATTGCATACTGCTAAAACCTCATTTGAGCTAGCCCGCTTCAATCTG GTTAGTACTCTCTCCAAGTTTGAAGCCaaaaagagatttgaatttttggaggCTGTTAGTGGGATGATGGATGCTCACCTACGGTTCTTCAAACAG GGATATGAACTCTTACATAAGATGGAACCTTTCATTAATCAG GTCTTAGCTTACGCACAACAGTCTAGGGAATGTTCGAACTATGAGCAAGAATCTCTATGTGAAAGGATGCAAGAACATATTAGGCAGATAGATCGAGAAAGTAAACAGTTAAGCAATGCTGGTCTTCCTGTAGCCGATGGAATGCAACCTTTTACAAGGGGATCCCAAAAAGTTATTGAGGCAGTTATGGAATCTGCTGCGAAGGGAAAG GTTCAAACCATACGACAAGGTTATCTTTCAAAACGTTCTTCAAACCTAAGAGGTGATTGGAAGAGAAGGTTTTTTGTTCTCGATAGTAGAGGGATGCTGTACTACTATCGTAAACCATTTGCCTGGTCTTCT GCAGCTGGAAGTCCGTCTACTATTCAAAGGAGTAGTTCTGAAAATGGTCCTGGGCTGCTGAGCCGATGGCTTTCTTCTCATAACCATAGTGCTGTACCTGATGAAAAATCTGTTACCCGCCATACAGTAAACTTGTTGACATCAACAATCAAGTTTGACGCAGATCAAACAGATTTAATGTTTTGTTTCAGAATTATCTCACcaacaaaaatatatacattGCAG GCAGAAAATGCACTAGACCAAAGGGATTGGATTGAAAAAATAACTGGAGTGATTACTTCCTTACTGAGTTCCCAAACACCTGAGAAG TGTCTTTCTGCTTTCCGCGCGGGAAGTGGTGATTACTTTACTAGTGATAACAGTTCACTAGTAGGGTACCCTGATGGTTATCCGATGTCAATTGGACAGTATAAATGTAAGAATCTCTCACCGGGAAGTCTTTTAGACATACCTAGAAGTTCGCAGCATCAAGAATATTGCGGAAAGAGTGAAAAGCCAATTGATATCTTAAGAAAAGTAGCCGGGAATCATAAATGTGCTGATTGTGGTGCACCTGAGCCAGACTGGGCATCTTTAAACCTTGGTCTACTTATATGCATTGAATGTTCCGGAGTTCACCGCAATCTTGGTGTACATATATCAAAG GTAAGATCACTGACACTTGATGTTAAAGTGTGGGAACCGTCTGTGTTGGATTTGTTTCAATCACTGGGAAATATCTATGTGAACTCAATCTGGGAGGAGTTGTTGCACTCGGGACCTACAAGAACTGTTATACCTGCGGG TTCTTCCAACTCTGAAGGACATAAGCAACTTGTGAAAATGAAACCTACTCACGATGACCCCATTTCAGTGAAGGAGTTGTTCATTCATGCAAAG TATGCAGAGAAAGCTTTTGTTCCTAAGATAACAGACAAACAGCGTCTCCACTCTGTAGCAGAAGAGGTGTGGGAAAGTGTTCGTTCTAATGACCCAAGGGCTGTATACCGCTACATTGTTTGCTATGGGGCTGATGTGAATACTATTTATGGTCATGCATCGTATT TTGACTCTCTGGACCCCTCATCAAGATCTTTGAACTCGTTAAATAAAAGCGAAGATCAGATCGAGAAGGAGCATTCCGACAGTTGTTCACTACTGCATCTTGCCTGCTTAACCACCGATATCTGCATGGTGGAGCTGCTGCTTCAGTATGGAGCAAATATAAATGCGTCCGATTCAAGAGGTCGGATGCCACTCCATATTTGTGTCATTGGCAGGAATGTTGCAATAGCAAAATTGCTTCTTACAAG GGGAGCAGATCCACATGCTGTAGACGGAGAAGGTCACACTCCTCTTCAGCTTGCATTAGCATCAGGTGTCGAAGAACATGAGGTTTTGCCATTCTTAACAGAATGA
- the LOC107949634 gene encoding ADP-ribosylation factor GTPase-activating protein AGD1 isoform X4, which yields MQFTKLEDTPMLRQEMQCLEENAELMRGRCLKFYKGCRKYTEGLVEGYAGDLAFVNALETFGGEQNDPICVAFGGPVMTNFTVALREIASYKEVLRSQIEHMLNDRLLQFVNIDLQDIKDARKPFDKASLTYDQAREKFLSLRKSTRTDVAAAIEEELHTAKTSFELARFNLVSTLSKFEAKKRFEFLEAVSGMMDAHLRFFKQGYELLHKMEPFINQVLAYAQQSRECSNYEQESLCERMQEHIRQIDRESKQLSNAGLPVADGMQPFTRGSQKVIEAVMESAAKGKVQTIRQGYLSKRSSNLRGDWKRRFFVLDSRGMLYYYRKPFAWSSAAGSPSTIQRSSSENGPGLLSRWLSSHNHSAVPDEKSVTRHTVNLLTSTIKFDADQTDLMFCFRIISPTKIYTLQAENALDQRDWIEKITGVITSLLSSQTPEKCLSAFRAGSGDYFTSDNSSLVGYPDGYPMSIGQYKCKNLSPGSLLDIPRSSQHQEYCGKSEKPIDILRKVAGNHKCADCGAPEPDWASLNLGLLICIECSGVHRNLGVHISKVRSLTLDVKVWEPSVLDLFQSLGNIYVNSIWEELLHSGPTRTVIPAGSSNSEGHKQLVKMKPTHDDPISVKELFIHAKYAEKAFVPKITDKQRLHSVAEEVWESVRSNDPRAVYRYIVCYGADVNTIYGHAS from the exons ATGCAGTTCACCAAACTCGAAGATACACCGATGCTTCGGCAAGAG ATGCAATGCTTGGAAGAGAATGCCGAGTTGATGCGAGGAAGatgtttaaagttttataaaggATGTCGAAAATACAC AGAGGGGCTTGTAGAGGGGTATGCTGGTGACCTTGCTTTCGTAAATGCCCTTGAAACTTTTGGAGGGGAGCAAAATGATCCTATATGTGTTGCTTTTGGAG GTCCAGTCATGACAAATTTCACTGTTGCATTAAGAGAAATTGCCTCATACAAGGAAGTTCTTCGCTCACAG ATAGAGCACATGCTAAATGATAGGTTGCTGCAGTTTGTCAATATCGATCTGCAAGATATCAAG GATGCCCGAAAACCTTTCGACAAGGCTTCACTTACATATGATCAG GCACGAGAGAAGTTTCTGTCATTAAGGAAAAGCACTAGGACTGATGTAGCTGCAGCCATAGAGGAG GAATTGCATACTGCTAAAACCTCATTTGAGCTAGCCCGCTTCAATCTG GTTAGTACTCTCTCCAAGTTTGAAGCCaaaaagagatttgaatttttggaggCTGTTAGTGGGATGATGGATGCTCACCTACGGTTCTTCAAACAG GGATATGAACTCTTACATAAGATGGAACCTTTCATTAATCAG GTCTTAGCTTACGCACAACAGTCTAGGGAATGTTCGAACTATGAGCAAGAATCTCTATGTGAAAGGATGCAAGAACATATTAGGCAGATAGATCGAGAAAGTAAACAGTTAAGCAATGCTGGTCTTCCTGTAGCCGATGGAATGCAACCTTTTACAAGGGGATCCCAAAAAGTTATTGAGGCAGTTATGGAATCTGCTGCGAAGGGAAAG GTTCAAACCATACGACAAGGTTATCTTTCAAAACGTTCTTCAAACCTAAGAGGTGATTGGAAGAGAAGGTTTTTTGTTCTCGATAGTAGAGGGATGCTGTACTACTATCGTAAACCATTTGCCTGGTCTTCT GCAGCTGGAAGTCCGTCTACTATTCAAAGGAGTAGTTCTGAAAATGGTCCTGGGCTGCTGAGCCGATGGCTTTCTTCTCATAACCATAGTGCTGTACCTGATGAAAAATCTGTTACCCGCCATACAGTAAACTTGTTGACATCAACAATCAAGTTTGACGCAGATCAAACAGATTTAATGTTTTGTTTCAGAATTATCTCACcaacaaaaatatatacattGCAG GCAGAAAATGCACTAGACCAAAGGGATTGGATTGAAAAAATAACTGGAGTGATTACTTCCTTACTGAGTTCCCAAACACCTGAGAAG TGTCTTTCTGCTTTCCGCGCGGGAAGTGGTGATTACTTTACTAGTGATAACAGTTCACTAGTAGGGTACCCTGATGGTTATCCGATGTCAATTGGACAGTATAAATGTAAGAATCTCTCACCGGGAAGTCTTTTAGACATACCTAGAAGTTCGCAGCATCAAGAATATTGCGGAAAGAGTGAAAAGCCAATTGATATCTTAAGAAAAGTAGCCGGGAATCATAAATGTGCTGATTGTGGTGCACCTGAGCCAGACTGGGCATCTTTAAACCTTGGTCTACTTATATGCATTGAATGTTCCGGAGTTCACCGCAATCTTGGTGTACATATATCAAAG GTAAGATCACTGACACTTGATGTTAAAGTGTGGGAACCGTCTGTGTTGGATTTGTTTCAATCACTGGGAAATATCTATGTGAACTCAATCTGGGAGGAGTTGTTGCACTCGGGACCTACAAGAACTGTTATACCTGCGGG TTCTTCCAACTCTGAAGGACATAAGCAACTTGTGAAAATGAAACCTACTCACGATGACCCCATTTCAGTGAAGGAGTTGTTCATTCATGCAAAG TATGCAGAGAAAGCTTTTGTTCCTAAGATAACAGACAAACAGCGTCTCCACTCTGTAGCAGAAGAGGTGTGGGAAAGTGTTCGTTCTAATGACCCAAGGGCTGTATACCGCTACATTGTTTGCTATGGGGCTGATGTGAATACTATTTATGGTCATGCATC TTGA